The DNA sequence CTCGGCAATTGCTCCTGCATTGCTCTACCTCCTGCATCCATGCAGTCGTGCGCCGGCGGGTAATCGGTCCAAATTTCCCCGGTTTTTCGTCACATAGACACCACTATGATCCTCAAAACCGTGAAAATTCCGCCTCGATTCCCCACTCGGCTCGCTACGGACGCTCAAGCCCGACAGACTCCTAGCTCCCCCTTTGAGCGTCCCTCCCCCGGGCAGGGGGGGGACAGGTGGGGGTCGAATGCCGCAATCGGAGGCGACACCCCGCTAGGAAGCAGCAGGTTTCGATAGGGATCGGGAAGGGTCGCCCCTCCCCGACCCCTATCAAGCAGGACTGAGGAGGTGTGGTTTGTGGCAGACCCACCCAAGGCCGCGGGTCGATTGCGCTCGAACCCAGGCTCCACGCTCCACCCGACCGACTTAAATTCGCTGAAAATCAACGCCATCTGCCGATCGATCTCTTGGGATTTGGAATCGGGCGCCCCCCCTTCCCGCACACCTTGCCGCACCCTTGCGCCCTACTCCGCCACCTGCGGCAACCACACCGTGAATACCGCCCCCCCCTCGGGCCGATTGCGCCAGGTCAACCGTCCGTGGTGGTCCTCGACGATCCCCAACGCCACCGAAAGCCCCAACCCCGTCCCCTGTCCGGCCGATTTGGTGGTGAAGAAGGGATCGGCGATCCGCTCCAGCAGCTCGTCGGGAATGCCGGGGCCGTTGTCGGAGACCGCGATGCTCACCCCCCCCTCGGCGCGGTGGACCGCGACCCAGACCTTGCCCCCCTGCCCCACCTCCTCGGCCGCGTTGCCGATCAGGTTGAGCAGCACCTGCACCAAACGCTGCCGCTGCCCCAGTACCCGCATATCGCGGGGGCAATCGGGATCGCGGCGCAGCTCGATTCCCCGCCGTTTGGCCTGAATTTGGGCCAGACCCAACGCCTGATCGACCGCCTCGCAGAGGTCGATCGGCTCCAGCGGCTCAAAGTCGCTGCGCGACATATCGAGCAGTTCACGCACGATCACCGCAATCCGCTCGCTCTCGCTGCGGATCAGCGCCACCCCCTCGCGGTAGAAACCGGGGTCGTCCTCCTCGGTCATGTTTTGCGCCAGGGAGTGGATTGAGGTCAGGGGATTGCCGATCTCGTGGGCGATCCCCGCCGCCATCTGGCCGATGGTCGCCAGCCGGTCGGCGTGGCGCAGTTGGCGGTTCAGTTCCCGTTCCCGGGTGACGTTTTCGATCACCACCACCCGCCCCTGCTCGGGGGGGGGCAGCGGCGCGCTGCGGCCTCGCCAGGCGGCGCCCGACCCCTGGGAGACGGTCACCGCTTCAAGCTCGGCGCTTAAGAAGGGGGCGATTTGGGGCAGCACCTCGCGCCAATGCCGCCCGGTTACCGCCCCCCCCTGCACCCAGCCCATCTGCCGCATGCTTTCGTTGATGAGGGTGATCCGCCCGCTGCGGTCGAGCACCACCACCCCAATGGGGGCGACGCCCAGAATCTGGTCGAGGTAACGGCGCAGCCGGTCGAGCTCGCCGGTCAAATCGCCCAGGTTGCCCCGCGCCTGGGCCACCCGCTGCTCGATGATCTTGATGGTGTCGGCAATCGCGGCGGGAGCGGTGGTGCCGGCCAGGCGACGGTCGATCACCATGTGGGCGATGGTGGGGCCGAACATGCCCGACAGTTGACGTTGCAACTGCGCCCGCACCCTGGCGGTGTCGCCGGGGTCGGTGATGGCACGAACCCCGGTCGCAGCCTGGGCCGCCTCGATCTCTTGTCGGGCCATCTCGGCCCCCAGCACCTCGGCCAACCGCCCCTCGATCTCGCCCAGACTCGTCACCCCCTCAACCACCACCTGCGGCGCGACCCGCTCCTCTTGGCAGAGCAGGGCCGCTTCGGCCTCGGATGGGGTGGGGTGGTCGCGCATCGATACGATCCAGAACAGGCCGCCGTTGACCAGCAGGCTCCAGAACACCCCGTGCGACAACGGGTCGATGCCCACCATGCCGAACAGGTGCTCGGGGTGGAGCCACGACAGACCGAACAATCCGACCTCCAGCCAGCCGCCGGGCAACACCCCCGAGCGGACCAACACCGGCACCACCAGCGTCAGCAGCCAAACCGCCATCCCCCCGGTCAAACCCCAGCGCACCCCCTTGGCGGTGGCGCCGGTCCAGAACAGAACCCCCAGCATCCCCGGCACGAATTGCAAAATGGCGGCGAACGAGACCAGACCGATGGCGGCCAGCCCCGAGCGGCTGCCCAACGCCTGGGCAAAGAGGTAGCCCAACAGGATGATGAAGGCGATCAGCAACCGCTTGCCCTGCAACAGCCAGCGGTAGAAGTCGGGGGTACGGGCGGGGGAGAAGGCGACCGGCAGCAGCAGGTGGTTCATCGTCATGGTCGACAGCGCCACCGCCGAAACGATGACCATCGCCGCCGAGGCCGAAAATCCCCCCACCAGTACCAGCAGCGCCTGCCAGGGATGACCGGTGGCCAGCGGCAGGCCGATGACGAAGTAATCGGGGGGCAAGTTCAGGCCGAGCGCCAGCCCCACCGCCGCGATCGGCACCGTCGGCAGGGTGATCCACCACAGATAGAGCGGCACCCCCCAGCGGGCCGAGCGGACGTGGGCCGGGTCGCGGTTCTCGGTGAACAACATGTGAAACTGGCGCGGCAGCAGCATGAAGGCGAAGAAGGCCAGCAGCAGCATGGTGAACCACTGCCCGTTCTCGCCCGGCTGCACCGCCAGGGTTTCGCTTAAGCCCGTATCGACCAACGCCCGGTCAAGCCCATCCAGCCCCCCCAGGGTGACCAACGCCAGCCCCCCGGCAACGAGGATCGCCACCAATTTGACCAGCGACTCGAAGGCGACCGCCACCACCAGCCCCTCCTGCCGGGTCTCCATCGAAAAATGGCGGGCGCCGAAAAGGACCGAAAAAACGACCAAAATAACGGTGATGACGAACGAGAACTCCGCCTGGGGATCGAGACCGGTCAGCGCCGCCATCGAGCCACCGATGGCCCGAATTTGCAGGGCGATGTAGGGGACGACGCCAATCAGGGCGACGAGGGTGACCAGGATTCCGACCGAGCGGCTGCGGTAGCGAAAAGCGAGCAGATCGGCAATAGAGGCAAGGCCATAGCGGTGGGTCAGGCGCAGGATCGGTTCCAACCAATAGGGGGCCAGAATCATGGCGAGCGTCGGACCGAGGTAGATGGTGAGAAAATGCAGCCCCGTCTCGGCCGCCGTCCCCACCGAGCCGTAGTAGGTCCACGAGGTGCAGTAGACCGAGATCGCCAGGGTGTAGATGGCCGGATGGCGGATGCCGCCGCGTCGCTCGGCCCAATAGGCGATGCCGAAGAGCAGCCCCAGGTAAGCGACCAACACCCCCAGCACCAGCATCGGATCGAGGTGGGCCACGCTCATGTGCGGATGCGGAAGATCAAGGCGATGGCGCCCGCCCAGCACACCATGATCCCCAGCCAGCTCCCCACCCCGACCGGATGGCCCACCAACATGCCGAGCAGCGGCCAGGTGAAGAGCAGCAGGGCGGCCAGGAAGAGGATCGGCGATTTGTGGGGGGATGGGGTCATAGGGGCCCGGGTTGCTCCTGGAAGAGGGGGCAGAATGCGGCAGGGCGTGGATTTTTAGGCGGCACAGCCCAACGCGCCACCCCCTTGTGGTCGTGGGTCGCTTGGGGTGGATTTCAGCAGGTCGGTTGTTGCTTCAAAAGTGAGCGGCTGGGGTGACCACAACGTGGGCCGCCGCGTTTCGGCGACAAGGCCCGCTGTTGCTTATTCGAAGGGGTGTGCTCCGTCGTGGCCGCTTTTGTTTTTGGAACGAATGGCGGACGCGATGCCGCTCGTCCCTCCAGTGAGCACCTCGGACGGGGTGGGGTTGGGGTGGCGGGGTTGCCTACTTCATTCTCGGACAGAAGTCCGCTCCTACACCCCCCACTCGCCCCACTCCACCAACCCAAACCCCTACCAATCCTCACTTTTGTGCCCCACCCCCTCCGCTAATCCTATTATTGACAACATTCGAATATTCTTATTTACTTGAGTCGTTGATCCGACGTGGAGTGTTGATTCCATGCTCGTTTCTTCCCCTCCACCCTCAAAGCCGCGCCTGCCCAGGCGCGGTTTTTTTTTGCCGGCACCAACAAGCGCGGGATGCCCCCGTCCACCGGGTCGAGTATCATCCGCGGCTTTTCCCCCTCTGCCACGTAGGACACACCATGTACACCCAATCCGGCAGTGAGCGTCACGCTTTGCGTAGCCGTGCACACGGCCTCAAACCGGTGGTCATCATCGGCACCAAAGGGCTCACCCCCGAAGTGGTCAAGGCGATCGACGAGGCGCTGGCCCACCACCAACTTATCAAGGTCAAACTCCCCCCCGCCGCCGAGCGCGAAGAGGATTTGATCGAGCAGATCGCCGATCAACTCAAAGCCGAAACGGTGCAAACGGTTGGCCGCATCGCCGTGCTCTACCGTCCCAAACCGGAAGAAAACAAACGATGAGCCAACCGGTCGACCTGACCCCCCTGACCGAGGTGATGGCTCGGCTGCGCGATCCCGAAACCGGTTGTCCCTGGGACTTGCAGCAGAATCACGACAGCCTCAAGCCCTACCTGATCGAAGAGGCCTTCGAGGTGCTCGACACCCTGGAGTCGGGCGATATACAGGGGCTTAAAGGGGAATTGGGCGATCTGTTGCTGCAAATCGTCTTCCACGCCCGGCTGGCCGAAGAACGGGGCGATTTCGACATGGCGGGGGTGATTGCCGCCATCGTCGACAAGATGGTGCGCCGTCACCCCCACGTCTTCGGCGATAACACCGCCGCCGGCAACGCCGAGAGTCACGACAAGCAGTGGGAGGCGATCAAGGATGCCGAGCGCGGCGGCGCCTCGCGGCTGGCCGACGTGCCGCGGGGCCTGCCCGCCCTGCACCTGGCCGCCAAGATGCAAAAGCGTGCCGCCACCCTCGGCTTTGAGTTCCCCTCGTCGTTGGAGGCGATCCACAAGCTGGTGGAGGAGGTGCACGAATTCGAGGCCGAGATTCAGGCCCGCGAAATGGAGCGGGCCGAAGAGGAGTTCGGCGACATCCTCTTCGCCATGGTCAACGTGGGCCGGATGCTGGGGGTGCGGCCCGAATTCGCCCTGCGCGGCGCCACCCTGCGCTTTGTCGAACGCTTCACCCATGTCGAGGCCAACATCCGACAGGCTCGCAGCCAGGGGGGCAACCCCGATCTGGAGCAGATGGAGCAGTGGTGGCAAGAGGCCAAACGAATGCAACGTGCATCAACCGAAACATCGTCCAACATCGAAGAGAAAAAACCATGAGTTTGCTGCCTGCCGCCGTCCGTGCCGCCCGCGCCGCCGGAGCCGAAATCCGCCGCTCCTTCGGCGAACGGGACCGTTTCGACGTCGCCAAGAAGGGCCCTCAGGATTTCGTCACCTCCGTCGACCGCAAATGCGAGGCGATCATCCGCGAAACCCTCCTGGCCGCTTACCCCGGCCACGCCATCCTCGGCGAAGAAGAGGGACTCAAAGGTGCCAATGACGCCGCCATCACCTGGGTGGTCGATCCCCTGGATGGCACCACCAACTTCATCCACGGCCTGCCCATCGTCTCGGTTTCGATTGCGGCGGTCACCCTGGGCAAGGTGGTGACCGGAGTGGTGTTCGATCCGATCCACGACGAGCTTTTCACCGCCGAGCGGGGCAGTGGCGCCCAGCTCAACAACCGCCGCCTTCGCCTGTCCCCCGAGACCAAACTGCGCGAATCGGTGCTGGCCACCGGCTTCCCCTTCAAGAAGATCGAGTTGATCGAGCCCTACATGCCGCAATTCCGGGCGATGCTCCCCCGCTCCATCGGGGTGCGCCGCATGGGTTCGGCCGCCATCGACCTGTGCTACACCGCCGCAGGGCGGTTTGGCGGCTTTTGGGAGTTGGGGCTCGCCCCCTGGGACATCGCCGCCGGCACCCTGATTTTGCAAGAGGCGGGTGGATTCGTGACCGACCTTGAAGGTGGCAGCGACTTTTTGCGCAGCGGCAACGTCGTCGGCGGCGCCCCCGCAGTGCACCGAGAAATGCTCGAAGTGTTGGCCCAGGTCAGGGCCGGGCAGCTCGGGCAGGCGTAAGGGATGGGGAGGATGGTCATGGTGGGGAGCGCTATGGTGAATGCGCCGCGTTTATCGACCGCCCTCCGGTCCGTGCGGTCGGGGTTCGTTCGTCCCCTCATATCCCCCCGTCCCCCCCTTAGAAAAAGGGAGGGGACATGAGCGTCCGTGCCCCCCATCCGAATACCCCCCCCCCTTTTCAAAGGGGGGTCGGGGGGGATTTTCGCGGGACAGGGGGGGATTTCCCGCCGTCACAACCCATCCTCCCGGCAACCGTCATGACCCTGCTGCGCCCCCTGCACATCGGTCCCGTCGTCGCCCCCAACAACCTGCTGCTGGCCCCGCTGGCTGGAATCACCTCGCTCCCCTTCCGCCGCATGGCCAAACGGTTCGGCGCCGGGGTGGTGGTCAGCGAGATGCTGTCGGCCAACGCCACCGTGCAGGGGTCGATCAAGACCCACGCCATGGCCGCCATCGCCGACGACGAGCGGCCGGTGGGGATTCAACTGGCGGGGAGCGACCCCGAGATGCTGGCCGAGGCGGCCCGCATCCACGCCGATCTCAACCCCGACTTCATCGACATCAACATGGGTTGCCCGGTCAAAAAGGTGGTGAAGGGTCTGGCCGGGTCGGCGCTGCTGCGCGACGAGCTGCTGGTTGGACGCATCTGCGCCGCCACCGTCAAAGCCTCCCCCCTGCCGGTGACCCTTAAGGTCCGTCTGGGCTGGGATGAGGCCTCGATCAACATCCACCGCATCGCCCGCATCGCTGAAGAATCTGGCATCGCCATGCTCACCGTTCATGGCCGCACCAGGGCGCAGATGTTCTCGGGGCGCGCCAACTGGCAAATCATCGGGGAGGTTGCCGCCGCGCGCTCCATTCCGGTCATCGGCAATGGCGACGTGGCCAGCCCCGAAGACGCCGAGGCGCTGCTCAAAACCGGGGTTGCCGGGGTGATGATCGGGCGGGCCGCTTTAGGGCGCCCCTGGTTGTTCGGCCAGATTCTCGCCCATTTGCAGGGGCAGCCGGTCCCCGCCGACCCGACCCCCGCCCA is a window from the Proteobacteria bacterium CG1_02_64_396 genome containing:
- a CDS encoding nucleoside triphosphate pyrophosphohydrolase yields the protein MSQPVDLTPLTEVMARLRDPETGCPWDLQQNHDSLKPYLIEEAFEVLDTLESGDIQGLKGELGDLLLQIVFHARLAEERGDFDMAGVIAAIVDKMVRRHPHVFGDNTAAGNAESHDKQWEAIKDAERGGASRLADVPRGLPALHLAAKMQKRAATLGFEFPSSLEAIHKLVEEVHEFEAEIQAREMERAEEEFGDILFAMVNVGRMLGVRPEFALRGATLRFVERFTHVEANIRQARSQGGNPDLEQMEQWWQEAKRMQRASTETSSNIEEKKP
- a CDS encoding inositol monophosphatase — translated: MSLLPAAVRAARAAGAEIRRSFGERDRFDVAKKGPQDFVTSVDRKCEAIIRETLLAAYPGHAILGEEEGLKGANDAAITWVVDPLDGTTNFIHGLPIVSVSIAAVTLGKVVTGVVFDPIHDELFTAERGSGAQLNNRRLRLSPETKLRESVLATGFPFKKIELIEPYMPQFRAMLPRSIGVRRMGSAAIDLCYTAAGRFGGFWELGLAPWDIAAGTLILQEAGGFVTDLEGGSDFLRSGNVVGGAPAVHREMLEVLAQVRAGQLGQA
- a CDS encoding tRNA dihydrouridine synthase DusB, which translates into the protein MTLLRPLHIGPVVAPNNLLLAPLAGITSLPFRRMAKRFGAGVVVSEMLSANATVQGSIKTHAMAAIADDERPVGIQLAGSDPEMLAEAARIHADLNPDFIDINMGCPVKKVVKGLAGSALLRDELLVGRICAATVKASPLPVTLKVRLGWDEASINIHRIARIAEESGIAMLTVHGRTRAQMFSGRANWQIIGEVAAARSIPVIGNGDVASPEDAEALLKTGVAGVMIGRAALGRPWLFGQILAHLQGQPVPADPTPAQRVELMARLFDDLKIHHGERIGLMLARKFAAWLTHGLPGSGALRQAIHHAPDWASLTALLEEARDRLEGETA